The following nucleotide sequence is from Mucilaginibacter sp. cycad4.
GCTATTGGTGGCGAAAATGTACCGGAACCGTAAGGTGATAATGGTTCTGGACAATGTGCCCTACCATCACGCCAAAAGACTGAAACCGATATTGGAGCGATACAGGCACAGGATAGAATTACTATACCTTCCAGCGTATTCTCCCGACCTGAATCCCATTGAGCGGGTTTGGTGGTATATGAGAAAGAAGATTACTCATAATCGGTATGTTCACAATCTGGAAGACCGGATCAATAGCTTTGACGTCTTTATGCAGGATTTCAAAGTTGAAAATGATCTCGGAAAGAATTTAGCTAAATTAATTGTAAATATTTAATGTACTTTATATATGTGCTTTTTAATTGGCCTGATGCTATCCATCAGTGTCACTGCCAACGCACAAACAACAAAGAAAAAGGGAATAAGTAAACAAGGCAAAGGCGCAATCATAGGTGGAGCAGGCGGTGCAATTGCGGGTGGCCTTATTACGCATAGTGCAGGCGGCGCCGTAGTTGGCGGCGCGCTGGGTGCCGGGGGCGGTTATATTATCGGTAACGAGGCCCGCAGGCGCGAGGAAAAAAGAAAACGCGCAGCACGCATTGCCTGGCGCAGGGCACATCCCCATCACCA
It contains:
- a CDS encoding IS630 family transposase; this encodes MVFEDEASLSNTATVSYMWAEKGKQPKINQKQRKRERKTLFGCIEPETGIVITGKADKGNTVSFFSFLLLVAKMYRNRKVIMVLDNVPYHHAKRLKPILERYRHRIELLYLPAYSPDLNPIERVWWYMRKKITHNRYVHNLEDRINSFDVFMQDFKVENDLGKNLAKLIVNI